A window from Canis aureus isolate CA01 chromosome 23, VMU_Caureus_v.1.0, whole genome shotgun sequence encodes these proteins:
- the LOC144295307 gene encoding olfactory receptor 2AG2-like produces MEYWNSTLGSGFILMGILNDSGSPELLCATITVLYMLALTSNGLLLLVITVDSRLHVPMYFLLGQLSLMDLLFPSVFTPKTLMDFLQSENMISFGGCALQMFLVLTLGGAEDLLLAFMAYDRYVAICHPLNYMVFMRPRVCWLMVATAWILAFLSALGHTLDTMHYPFCKVRKIRHLLCEIPPLLKLACADTSRYELLVYVTGVTFLLMPLSAIVASYALILCTVLHMPSTEGKQKALVTCSSHLTVVVMYYGAATFMYVLPSSLHNPRQDNIISLFYTVVTPALNPLIYSLRNQEVMGALRRVLGKYMLPTHCTF; encoded by the coding sequence ATGGAGTACTGGAACTCCACCTTGGGCAGTGGCTTTATATTGATGGGGATTCTGAATGACAGTGGGTCTCCTGAACTGCTCTGTGCCACAATCACTGTCCTATACATGTTGGCTCTGACCAGCAATGGCCTGCTGCTCTTGGTCATCACAGTGGATTCCCGGCTCCATGTGCCCATGTACTTCCTGCTCGGCCAGCTCTCACTCATGGACCTCCTCTTCCCATCTGTTTTCACTCCCAAGACCCTCATGGATTTTCTGCAGAGTGAAAACATGATATCCTTTGGAGGCTGTGCCCTTCAGATGTTTCTGGTATTGACACTGGGTGGTGCAGAGGACTTGCTGCTGGCCTTCATGGCCTATGACAGATATGTAGCCATATGTCATCCTCTGAACTACATGGTTTTCATGAGGCCAAGGGTCTGCTGGCTCATGGTGGCCACAGCCTGGATCCTGGCATTTCTGAGTGCTCTAGGCCATACCTTGGATACCATGCACTACCCTTTCTGTAAAGTTCGGAAGATCAGGCACCTGCTCTGTGAGATCCCTCCTTTGCTGAAGTTGGCCTGTGCAGATACCTCCCGATATGAACTCTTGGTGTATGTGACGGGAGTGACTTTCCTTTTGATGCCTCTTTCTGCCATTGTTGCCTCCTATGCACTAATTCTGTGTACTGTGCTTCACATGCCCTCTACTGAAGGGAAGCAGAAAGCCCTAgtcacctgctcctcccacctgACAGTCGTTGTGATGTACTATGGAGCTGCCACATTCATGTATGTCCTGCCCAGTTCCCTCCACAACCCCAGGCAGGACAACATCATCTCTCTTTTCTACACGGTTGTCACTCCAGCACTGAACCCCCTTATCTATAGCCTGAGGAATCAGGAGGTCATGGGAGCCTTGAGAAGGGTCCTGGGAAAATATATGTTGCCAACACACTGTACCTTCTAA